A region from the Benincasa hispida cultivar B227 chromosome 12, ASM972705v1, whole genome shotgun sequence genome encodes:
- the LOC120092747 gene encoding probable transcriptional regulator SLK2 isoform X1: protein MSMNSYLDAGHQRLVPQMAASRVTGGLAQSSSSSGIFFQGDGQSKATVKSHLGSSYGNSSNSIPGTGHSNLGPVSGDTNNGVFNSVADSGPSVGASSLVTDANSALSGGPHLQRSPSMNAESYMRLPASPMSFTSNNMSISGASLIDASSVLQHNSQQDHNAPQLPQNQPQARQVSSGDASMSNSQTIQTSLPMGARVSGSLMTDPNSYSQSQKKPRLDIKQDDFLQQQLLLQQLLQRQESMQLQGRNTPQLQAALFQQLQRLRQQQQIFQSLPPLQRAHMQQQQQIQLRQQLQQQTIQPVNAMKRPHDGGVCARRLMQYLYHQRQRPADNSIAYWRKFVTEYYSPRAKKRWCLSLYNNVGHHALGVFPQAAMDAWQCDICGSKSGRGFEASFEVLPRLNEIKFGSGVIDELLFLDMPRECRYPSGIMMLEFGKAVQESVYEQLRVVREGQLRIIFNHELKILVWEFCARRHEELLPRRLVAPQVNQLVQVAQKCQSTIAEGGSDGASQQDLQANSNMVLTAGQQLAKSLELQSLNDLGFSKRYVRCLQISEVVNSMKDLIDFCREQKNGPVEGLKSYPQHATAKLQIQKMQEIEQVANAQGLPTDRNTLSRMVALHPGLNQMNSQNQLVGRGALSDSAQAALALSNYQNLLMRQNSMNSTSSNPLQQEPSSSFNNSNQSPSSSFHGTTAITSATMQNLPSSGFSSPNLPQQQSQVQHQLHQRPNTNNLLVQNHPPITQGNVNNNQAAQHQMIQQLLQISNNSGRGQRQPLSGSNTKGSIAGTYTGYRGSSYAAAVGTANASGSNTPTPSRSNSFKSASTGDVSAVGAGSSGFNQRTAGLPQNLHLDEDIIQDIAHDFTDNGFFNSDLDDNMCFAWKGQLT, encoded by the exons ATGTCTATGA ACAGCTACTTGGACGCTGGCCACCAACgattggtgccccaaatggcagCTTCTAGGGTGACTGGAGGATTAGCACAATCTTCCTCAAGTTCTGGGATTTTTTTCCAAGGAGATGGGCAGTCCAAGGCTACTGTTAAATCTCACTTGGGCTCATCTTATGGAAACTCATCAAATTCAATTCCAGGCACTGGCCATTCAAATTTGGGTCCAGTTTCTGGGGACACGAATAATGGTGTGTTTAATAGTGTGGCAGATTCAGGACCAAGTGTTGGGGCAAGTTCTCTGGTTACAGATGCAAACTCTGCACTTTCAGGTGGGCCTCACTTGCAGAGAAGTCCAAGCATGAATGCGGAATCATACATGCGATTACCTGCATCACCCATGTCTTTTACATCAAATAACATGAGCATCTCAGGTGCATCACTTATTGATGCATCTTCTGTACTGCAGCACAATTCTCAGCAGGATCATAATGCCCCCCAATTGCCACAGAACCAGCCACAGGCCCGACAAGTTTCTTCAGGTGATGCATCAATGTCAAATTCACAAACCATCCAAACTTCACTGCCCATGGGTGCACGTGTCTCTGGATCTCTCATGACAGATCCCAACAGTTATTCTCAGTCACAGAAGAAACCACGTTTGGATATTAAGCAGGATGATTTTCTGCAACAGCAGTTACTACTACAACAGCTACTGCAGAGACAAGAGTCCATGCAATTGCAAGGTCGTAATACGCCTCAGTTACAAGCAGCATTATTTCAGCAGCTACAGAGATTACGACAACAGCAACAAATTTTTCAGTCTTTGCCTCCTTTGCAGAGAGCTCATatgcagcagcagcagcagatACAATTGAGGCAGCAACTTCAGCAACAGACAATACAGCCTGTTAATGCTATGAAGCGGCCTCATGATGGTGGTGTATGTGCTCGGCGGCTAATGCAGTACTTATACCATCAGCGTCAAAGGCCTGCT GATAATAGTATTGCCTATTGGAGGAAGTTCGTGACTGAATATTATTCCCCTCGTGCAAAGAAAAGATGGTGTTTGTCATTATATAACAATGTTGGACATCATGCACTTGGTGTTTTCCCTCAAGCAGCTATG GATGCATGGCAGTGTGACATTTGTGGTTCAAAATCTGGACGGGGATTTG AGGCATCTTTTGAAGTGCTTCCTAGACTTAATGAGATCaaatttggcagtggagttatTGATGAGCTATTGTTCTTGGATATGCCACGGGAATGCAGATATCCATCTGGAATTATGATGTTAGAATTTGGAAAAGCAGTTCAAGAGAGTGTATATGAGCAACTTCGTGTTGTTCGTGAGGGACAGCTTCGTATCATATTTAATCATGAATTGAAG ATATTGGTATGGGAATTTTGTGCAAGACGCCATGAAGAACTTCTTCCTCGTAGACTGGTTGCACCTCag GTGAATCAGTTGGTCCAGGTGGCACAGAAATGCCAGAGCACTATTGCTGAAGGAGGATCTGATGGGGCTTCTCAGCAGGATCTACAAGCAAATAGTAATAT GGTTTTGACAGCTGGGCAGCAGCTTGCCAAGAGTCTGGAGTTGCAGTCACTGAATGATTTGGGGTTCTCTAAAAGATACGTTAGATGCTTGCAG ATATCAGAGGTCGTCAACAGCATGAAAGATTTGATTGATTTCTGTAGGGAGCAGAAAAACGGACCAGTTG AGGGTCTGAAAAGTTATCCTCAGCATGCCACGGCCAAGCTGCAGATCCAAAAAATGCAAGAGATTGAACAGGTTGCCAATGCTCAGGGTCTGCCAACCGATCGTAACACCCTTAGTAGAATGGTCGCCCTGCATCCTGGGCTAAACCAAATGAATAGCCAAAATCAACTAGTCGGCAGAGGAGCTCTGAGCGATTCGGCACAAGCTGCATTGGCATTGTCTAACTACCAGAATCTGCTAATGAGACAGAACTCAATGAATTCAACAAGTTCAAACCCACTCCAGCAGGAGCCATCATCGTCATTCAATAACTCCAACCAGAGTCCTTCATCAAGCTTCCATGGGACAACTGCTATAACATCGGCAACGATGCAGAACTTGCCCAGCAGTGGTTTTTCAAGTCCTAATCTGCCTCAGCAACAATCTCAAGTTCAACACCAACTGCATCAGCGCCCGAACACCAACAATTTACTCGTGCAAAATCATCCTCCAATTACGCAAGGTAATGTTAATAATAACCAGGCTGCGCAACATCAGATGATCCAGCAACTACTCCAGATATCTAATAACAGTGGGAGAGGGCAACGACAACCACTTTCTGGATCAAACACAAAAGGAAGCATTGCTGGAACTTATACGGGCTACAGAGGCAGCTCTTATGCGGCGGCTGTAGGCACAGCCAATGCATCGGGTAGTAATACGCCTACCCCAAGCCGAAGTAACAGTTTCAAAAGTGCTTCAACTGGGGACGTATCAGCAGTCGGTGCTGGTAGCAGTGGGTTCAACCAAAGAACCGCAGGGTTGCCACAAAATCTTCATTTGGATGAGGATATAATCCAGGATATAGCCCATGATTTTACAGATAATGGGTTTTTTAACAGTGATCTTGACGATAATATGTGCTTCGCCTGGAAAGGCCAACTAACTTAA
- the LOC120092747 gene encoding probable transcriptional regulator SLK2 isoform X2, with protein MAASRVTGGLAQSSSSSGIFFQGDGQSKATVKSHLGSSYGNSSNSIPGTGHSNLGPVSGDTNNGVFNSVADSGPSVGASSLVTDANSALSGGPHLQRSPSMNAESYMRLPASPMSFTSNNMSISGASLIDASSVLQHNSQQDHNAPQLPQNQPQARQVSSGDASMSNSQTIQTSLPMGARVSGSLMTDPNSYSQSQKKPRLDIKQDDFLQQQLLLQQLLQRQESMQLQGRNTPQLQAALFQQLQRLRQQQQIFQSLPPLQRAHMQQQQQIQLRQQLQQQTIQPVNAMKRPHDGGVCARRLMQYLYHQRQRPADNSIAYWRKFVTEYYSPRAKKRWCLSLYNNVGHHALGVFPQAAMDAWQCDICGSKSGRGFEASFEVLPRLNEIKFGSGVIDELLFLDMPRECRYPSGIMMLEFGKAVQESVYEQLRVVREGQLRIIFNHELKILVWEFCARRHEELLPRRLVAPQVNQLVQVAQKCQSTIAEGGSDGASQQDLQANSNMVLTAGQQLAKSLELQSLNDLGFSKRYVRCLQISEVVNSMKDLIDFCREQKNGPVEGLKSYPQHATAKLQIQKMQEIEQVANAQGLPTDRNTLSRMVALHPGLNQMNSQNQLVGRGALSDSAQAALALSNYQNLLMRQNSMNSTSSNPLQQEPSSSFNNSNQSPSSSFHGTTAITSATMQNLPSSGFSSPNLPQQQSQVQHQLHQRPNTNNLLVQNHPPITQGNVNNNQAAQHQMIQQLLQISNNSGRGQRQPLSGSNTKGSIAGTYTGYRGSSYAAAVGTANASGSNTPTPSRSNSFKSASTGDVSAVGAGSSGFNQRTAGLPQNLHLDEDIIQDIAHDFTDNGFFNSDLDDNMCFAWKGQLT; from the exons atggcagCTTCTAGGGTGACTGGAGGATTAGCACAATCTTCCTCAAGTTCTGGGATTTTTTTCCAAGGAGATGGGCAGTCCAAGGCTACTGTTAAATCTCACTTGGGCTCATCTTATGGAAACTCATCAAATTCAATTCCAGGCACTGGCCATTCAAATTTGGGTCCAGTTTCTGGGGACACGAATAATGGTGTGTTTAATAGTGTGGCAGATTCAGGACCAAGTGTTGGGGCAAGTTCTCTGGTTACAGATGCAAACTCTGCACTTTCAGGTGGGCCTCACTTGCAGAGAAGTCCAAGCATGAATGCGGAATCATACATGCGATTACCTGCATCACCCATGTCTTTTACATCAAATAACATGAGCATCTCAGGTGCATCACTTATTGATGCATCTTCTGTACTGCAGCACAATTCTCAGCAGGATCATAATGCCCCCCAATTGCCACAGAACCAGCCACAGGCCCGACAAGTTTCTTCAGGTGATGCATCAATGTCAAATTCACAAACCATCCAAACTTCACTGCCCATGGGTGCACGTGTCTCTGGATCTCTCATGACAGATCCCAACAGTTATTCTCAGTCACAGAAGAAACCACGTTTGGATATTAAGCAGGATGATTTTCTGCAACAGCAGTTACTACTACAACAGCTACTGCAGAGACAAGAGTCCATGCAATTGCAAGGTCGTAATACGCCTCAGTTACAAGCAGCATTATTTCAGCAGCTACAGAGATTACGACAACAGCAACAAATTTTTCAGTCTTTGCCTCCTTTGCAGAGAGCTCATatgcagcagcagcagcagatACAATTGAGGCAGCAACTTCAGCAACAGACAATACAGCCTGTTAATGCTATGAAGCGGCCTCATGATGGTGGTGTATGTGCTCGGCGGCTAATGCAGTACTTATACCATCAGCGTCAAAGGCCTGCT GATAATAGTATTGCCTATTGGAGGAAGTTCGTGACTGAATATTATTCCCCTCGTGCAAAGAAAAGATGGTGTTTGTCATTATATAACAATGTTGGACATCATGCACTTGGTGTTTTCCCTCAAGCAGCTATG GATGCATGGCAGTGTGACATTTGTGGTTCAAAATCTGGACGGGGATTTG AGGCATCTTTTGAAGTGCTTCCTAGACTTAATGAGATCaaatttggcagtggagttatTGATGAGCTATTGTTCTTGGATATGCCACGGGAATGCAGATATCCATCTGGAATTATGATGTTAGAATTTGGAAAAGCAGTTCAAGAGAGTGTATATGAGCAACTTCGTGTTGTTCGTGAGGGACAGCTTCGTATCATATTTAATCATGAATTGAAG ATATTGGTATGGGAATTTTGTGCAAGACGCCATGAAGAACTTCTTCCTCGTAGACTGGTTGCACCTCag GTGAATCAGTTGGTCCAGGTGGCACAGAAATGCCAGAGCACTATTGCTGAAGGAGGATCTGATGGGGCTTCTCAGCAGGATCTACAAGCAAATAGTAATAT GGTTTTGACAGCTGGGCAGCAGCTTGCCAAGAGTCTGGAGTTGCAGTCACTGAATGATTTGGGGTTCTCTAAAAGATACGTTAGATGCTTGCAG ATATCAGAGGTCGTCAACAGCATGAAAGATTTGATTGATTTCTGTAGGGAGCAGAAAAACGGACCAGTTG AGGGTCTGAAAAGTTATCCTCAGCATGCCACGGCCAAGCTGCAGATCCAAAAAATGCAAGAGATTGAACAGGTTGCCAATGCTCAGGGTCTGCCAACCGATCGTAACACCCTTAGTAGAATGGTCGCCCTGCATCCTGGGCTAAACCAAATGAATAGCCAAAATCAACTAGTCGGCAGAGGAGCTCTGAGCGATTCGGCACAAGCTGCATTGGCATTGTCTAACTACCAGAATCTGCTAATGAGACAGAACTCAATGAATTCAACAAGTTCAAACCCACTCCAGCAGGAGCCATCATCGTCATTCAATAACTCCAACCAGAGTCCTTCATCAAGCTTCCATGGGACAACTGCTATAACATCGGCAACGATGCAGAACTTGCCCAGCAGTGGTTTTTCAAGTCCTAATCTGCCTCAGCAACAATCTCAAGTTCAACACCAACTGCATCAGCGCCCGAACACCAACAATTTACTCGTGCAAAATCATCCTCCAATTACGCAAGGTAATGTTAATAATAACCAGGCTGCGCAACATCAGATGATCCAGCAACTACTCCAGATATCTAATAACAGTGGGAGAGGGCAACGACAACCACTTTCTGGATCAAACACAAAAGGAAGCATTGCTGGAACTTATACGGGCTACAGAGGCAGCTCTTATGCGGCGGCTGTAGGCACAGCCAATGCATCGGGTAGTAATACGCCTACCCCAAGCCGAAGTAACAGTTTCAAAAGTGCTTCAACTGGGGACGTATCAGCAGTCGGTGCTGGTAGCAGTGGGTTCAACCAAAGAACCGCAGGGTTGCCACAAAATCTTCATTTGGATGAGGATATAATCCAGGATATAGCCCATGATTTTACAGATAATGGGTTTTTTAACAGTGATCTTGACGATAATATGTGCTTCGCCTGGAAAGGCCAACTAACTTAA
- the LOC120092747 gene encoding probable transcriptional regulator SLK3 isoform X3 yields the protein MGSPRLLLNLTWAHLMETHQIQFQALAIQIWVQFLGTRIMVCLIVWQIQDQVLGQVLWLQMQTLHFQHNSQQDHNAPQLPQNQPQARQVSSGDASMSNSQTIQTSLPMGARVSGSLMTDPNSYSQSQKKPRLDIKQDDFLQQQLLLQQLLQRQESMQLQGRNTPQLQAALFQQLQRLRQQQQIFQSLPPLQRAHMQQQQQIQLRQQLQQQTIQPVNAMKRPHDGGVCARRLMQYLYHQRQRPADNSIAYWRKFVTEYYSPRAKKRWCLSLYNNVGHHALGVFPQAAMDAWQCDICGSKSGRGFEASFEVLPRLNEIKFGSGVIDELLFLDMPRECRYPSGIMMLEFGKAVQESVYEQLRVVREGQLRIIFNHELKILVWEFCARRHEELLPRRLVAPQVNQLVQVAQKCQSTIAEGGSDGASQQDLQANSNMVLTAGQQLAKSLELQSLNDLGFSKRYVRCLQISEVVNSMKDLIDFCREQKNGPVEGLKSYPQHATAKLQIQKMQEIEQVANAQGLPTDRNTLSRMVALHPGLNQMNSQNQLVGRGALSDSAQAALALSNYQNLLMRQNSMNSTSSNPLQQEPSSSFNNSNQSPSSSFHGTTAITSATMQNLPSSGFSSPNLPQQQSQVQHQLHQRPNTNNLLVQNHPPITQGNVNNNQAAQHQMIQQLLQISNNSGRGQRQPLSGSNTKGSIAGTYTGYRGSSYAAAVGTANASGSNTPTPSRSNSFKSASTGDVSAVGAGSSGFNQRTAGLPQNLHLDEDIIQDIAHDFTDNGFFNSDLDDNMCFAWKGQLT from the exons ATGGGCAGTCCAAGGCTACTGTTAAATCTCACTTGGGCTCATCTTATGGAAACTCATCAAATTCAATTCCAGGCACTGGCCATTCAAATTTGGGTCCAGTTTCTGGGGACACGAATAATGGTGTGTTTAATAGTGTGGCAGATTCAGGACCAAGTGTTGGGGCAAGTTCTCTGGTTACAGATGCAAACTCTGCACTTTCAG CACAATTCTCAGCAGGATCATAATGCCCCCCAATTGCCACAGAACCAGCCACAGGCCCGACAAGTTTCTTCAGGTGATGCATCAATGTCAAATTCACAAACCATCCAAACTTCACTGCCCATGGGTGCACGTGTCTCTGGATCTCTCATGACAGATCCCAACAGTTATTCTCAGTCACAGAAGAAACCACGTTTGGATATTAAGCAGGATGATTTTCTGCAACAGCAGTTACTACTACAACAGCTACTGCAGAGACAAGAGTCCATGCAATTGCAAGGTCGTAATACGCCTCAGTTACAAGCAGCATTATTTCAGCAGCTACAGAGATTACGACAACAGCAACAAATTTTTCAGTCTTTGCCTCCTTTGCAGAGAGCTCATatgcagcagcagcagcagatACAATTGAGGCAGCAACTTCAGCAACAGACAATACAGCCTGTTAATGCTATGAAGCGGCCTCATGATGGTGGTGTATGTGCTCGGCGGCTAATGCAGTACTTATACCATCAGCGTCAAAGGCCTGCT GATAATAGTATTGCCTATTGGAGGAAGTTCGTGACTGAATATTATTCCCCTCGTGCAAAGAAAAGATGGTGTTTGTCATTATATAACAATGTTGGACATCATGCACTTGGTGTTTTCCCTCAAGCAGCTATG GATGCATGGCAGTGTGACATTTGTGGTTCAAAATCTGGACGGGGATTTG AGGCATCTTTTGAAGTGCTTCCTAGACTTAATGAGATCaaatttggcagtggagttatTGATGAGCTATTGTTCTTGGATATGCCACGGGAATGCAGATATCCATCTGGAATTATGATGTTAGAATTTGGAAAAGCAGTTCAAGAGAGTGTATATGAGCAACTTCGTGTTGTTCGTGAGGGACAGCTTCGTATCATATTTAATCATGAATTGAAG ATATTGGTATGGGAATTTTGTGCAAGACGCCATGAAGAACTTCTTCCTCGTAGACTGGTTGCACCTCag GTGAATCAGTTGGTCCAGGTGGCACAGAAATGCCAGAGCACTATTGCTGAAGGAGGATCTGATGGGGCTTCTCAGCAGGATCTACAAGCAAATAGTAATAT GGTTTTGACAGCTGGGCAGCAGCTTGCCAAGAGTCTGGAGTTGCAGTCACTGAATGATTTGGGGTTCTCTAAAAGATACGTTAGATGCTTGCAG ATATCAGAGGTCGTCAACAGCATGAAAGATTTGATTGATTTCTGTAGGGAGCAGAAAAACGGACCAGTTG AGGGTCTGAAAAGTTATCCTCAGCATGCCACGGCCAAGCTGCAGATCCAAAAAATGCAAGAGATTGAACAGGTTGCCAATGCTCAGGGTCTGCCAACCGATCGTAACACCCTTAGTAGAATGGTCGCCCTGCATCCTGGGCTAAACCAAATGAATAGCCAAAATCAACTAGTCGGCAGAGGAGCTCTGAGCGATTCGGCACAAGCTGCATTGGCATTGTCTAACTACCAGAATCTGCTAATGAGACAGAACTCAATGAATTCAACAAGTTCAAACCCACTCCAGCAGGAGCCATCATCGTCATTCAATAACTCCAACCAGAGTCCTTCATCAAGCTTCCATGGGACAACTGCTATAACATCGGCAACGATGCAGAACTTGCCCAGCAGTGGTTTTTCAAGTCCTAATCTGCCTCAGCAACAATCTCAAGTTCAACACCAACTGCATCAGCGCCCGAACACCAACAATTTACTCGTGCAAAATCATCCTCCAATTACGCAAGGTAATGTTAATAATAACCAGGCTGCGCAACATCAGATGATCCAGCAACTACTCCAGATATCTAATAACAGTGGGAGAGGGCAACGACAACCACTTTCTGGATCAAACACAAAAGGAAGCATTGCTGGAACTTATACGGGCTACAGAGGCAGCTCTTATGCGGCGGCTGTAGGCACAGCCAATGCATCGGGTAGTAATACGCCTACCCCAAGCCGAAGTAACAGTTTCAAAAGTGCTTCAACTGGGGACGTATCAGCAGTCGGTGCTGGTAGCAGTGGGTTCAACCAAAGAACCGCAGGGTTGCCACAAAATCTTCATTTGGATGAGGATATAATCCAGGATATAGCCCATGATTTTACAGATAATGGGTTTTTTAACAGTGATCTTGACGATAATATGTGCTTCGCCTGGAAAGGCCAACTAACTTAA